In Listeria monocytogenes, the following proteins share a genomic window:
- a CDS encoding metallophosphoesterase, which translates to MSLKMKWIIAVILIVLLLVVGWFLGTRLTVKKYEVSSAKIDQEIKIVQLSDLHFSEFGNKNEKLVDKVVALQPDVITITGDLFDRQGDSVPKELIEKLTKIAPVYYSPGNHEYDVKGAYESDYKPFLEKMGVVNLEDKTATIDVNGQKFQMSGLRSSAKLDYDYPYYKEGLAEIKSQQDSAYYQVLLSHMPDYFELYVENDFDLTLSGHTHGGIIRIPYTNIGAIAPGPQRVILPDYVYGKHTKDGKTMIISAGLGAGSFNQKAFPRLGNPYEIVAVTIKPETK; encoded by the coding sequence ATGTCTTTAAAAATGAAATGGATTATAGCAGTTATTCTTATCGTTCTACTTTTAGTTGTGGGGTGGTTTCTTGGGACTCGGTTGACGGTAAAAAAATACGAAGTGAGTTCTGCTAAAATTGACCAAGAGATTAAAATCGTGCAATTATCGGATTTGCATTTTAGTGAATTTGGGAATAAAAACGAAAAATTAGTAGATAAAGTAGTTGCGCTACAACCAGATGTGATTACGATTACGGGGGATTTATTTGATAGGCAAGGCGATAGTGTTCCTAAAGAACTTATTGAAAAATTAACGAAGATTGCGCCAGTTTATTATTCGCCGGGAAATCATGAATATGATGTGAAAGGTGCGTATGAGAGTGACTACAAGCCTTTTTTAGAAAAAATGGGTGTGGTTAACTTGGAAGATAAAACGGCTACTATCGATGTTAATGGGCAGAAATTTCAAATGTCTGGGTTGCGGAGTAGTGCGAAATTAGATTATGACTATCCTTATTATAAGGAAGGTTTAGCCGAAATAAAAAGCCAGCAAGATTCAGCGTATTATCAAGTTCTTTTGTCCCATATGCCAGATTATTTTGAGCTTTATGTGGAAAATGACTTTGATTTAACGTTAAGTGGTCATACACATGGCGGGATTATACGTATTCCGTATACGAATATTGGCGCGATTGCTCCGGGGCCGCAGCGAGTTATTTTGCCAGATTATGTTTACGGGAAGCATACGAAAGATGGAAAGACGATGATTATTTCAGCAGGACTTGGCGCAGGTAGTTTTAATCAAAAAGCATTTCCTCGGTTAGGTAATCCATATGAAATTGTTGCGGTTACGATAAAACCGGAGACGAAATAA
- a CDS encoding FeoA family protein, which translates to MQLNETAVGEKVRISELKMENAMLKRRLLALGCDEGCDICIKQKGLFGGPCTFETKGQYISIRQCDACAIMVERK; encoded by the coding sequence ATGCAATTAAATGAAACTGCTGTCGGTGAAAAAGTTCGCATCTCAGAATTAAAAATGGAGAACGCCATGCTTAAACGTCGCTTACTTGCACTTGGTTGCGATGAAGGTTGTGATATTTGTATCAAACAAAAAGGACTATTTGGTGGTCCCTGTACTTTTGAAACAAAAGGGCAATATATCAGCATTAGACAATGTGATGCTTGCGCCATTATGGTGGAACGCAAATGA
- a CDS encoding DeoR/GlpR family DNA-binding transcription regulator, which produces MNQKERIVEELKLLEKQKTISQEELMRIFSISKDTARRDILKLVESGLAERYPGGVSQPILKPQIESYTSRLVKQSAQKQAIAHAAGKTIKDHMTIYLDVSTTVHFLASELEQHDLVVVTNSMDNAIAASQNQDNKVYLLGGFFNFHSRVLSGEPVLDQLKQFNFDLAFIGGAGLTEDGIFYSELTDVYMKQEIIRNSEKVFLLIDSTKVNKKTASKIDFSGIDAVITDQPLPKDLMQHLISEEVEVISLKGL; this is translated from the coding sequence ATGAACCAAAAAGAACGAATAGTGGAAGAACTGAAGCTGTTAGAGAAACAAAAAACGATTTCTCAAGAAGAACTCATGCGAATTTTTTCCATTTCCAAAGATACAGCAAGGCGAGATATTTTAAAATTAGTGGAAAGTGGACTTGCGGAACGATATCCAGGTGGCGTGTCACAACCGATTTTAAAACCGCAAATAGAAAGTTATACTAGTAGATTAGTGAAACAGAGCGCACAGAAACAAGCGATTGCTCATGCGGCTGGTAAAACGATAAAAGATCATATGACAATCTATTTAGATGTTTCTACCACCGTTCATTTTTTAGCATCAGAGCTCGAGCAACATGATTTAGTAGTAGTAACGAATTCGATGGATAATGCCATAGCTGCATCTCAGAATCAAGATAATAAAGTATACTTGCTCGGTGGTTTTTTCAACTTCCATTCGCGTGTATTATCAGGCGAGCCCGTTTTAGACCAACTCAAACAATTTAATTTTGATCTGGCTTTTATTGGCGGAGCTGGGCTAACGGAAGATGGCATCTTTTATTCAGAACTTACAGATGTTTATATGAAACAAGAGATTATCAGGAATTCCGAAAAAGTATTTTTACTAATTGATAGTACAAAAGTAAATAAAAAGACAGCTTCCAAAATTGATTTTTCTGGAATTGATGCCGTAATAACAGATCAGCCTTTACCAAAAGATTTAATGCAGCACCTTATTTCTGAAGAAGTAGAAGTTATATCTTTGAAAGGATTGTGA
- the pdxT gene encoding pyridoxal 5'-phosphate synthase glutaminase subunit PdxT, whose protein sequence is MKKIGVLAIQGAVDEHIQMIESAGALAFKVKHSNDLAGLDGLVLPGGESTTMRKIMKRYDLMEPVKAFAKEGKAIFGTCAGLVLLSKEIEGGEESLGLLDATAIRNGFGRQKESFEAELSVDVFDAPTFEAIFIRAPYLIEPSDEVTVLATIDGKIVAAKQANILVTAFHPELTNDNRWMRYFLEKIL, encoded by the coding sequence ATGAAAAAAATTGGTGTCCTTGCAATTCAAGGTGCAGTGGATGAACATATCCAAATGATTGAATCAGCCGGTGCTCTTGCTTTTAAAGTAAAGCATTCAAATGATTTAGCTGGGCTTGACGGACTTGTTTTACCTGGTGGTGAAAGTACAACGATGCGCAAGATTATGAAACGTTATGATTTAATGGAACCAGTTAAAGCATTTGCCAAGGAAGGTAAAGCTATCTTTGGTACTTGTGCCGGACTTGTGCTATTGTCAAAAGAAATTGAAGGTGGCGAAGAAAGCCTTGGATTACTTGACGCTACAGCAATTCGTAATGGCTTTGGCCGTCAGAAAGAAAGTTTTGAAGCCGAGTTGAGTGTAGATGTTTTTGATGCTCCTACTTTTGAAGCAATTTTCATCCGCGCACCCTACTTAATAGAACCAAGTGATGAAGTAACTGTATTAGCAACAATTGACGGAAAAATCGTCGCTGCTAAACAAGCGAATATTCTTGTAACTGCATTTCATCCTGAGCTTACAAATGACAATCGTTGGATGCGGTATTTCTTAGAAAAAATCCTATAA
- the pdxS gene encoding pyridoxal 5'-phosphate synthase lyase subunit PdxS, producing the protein MEKKVGTDRVKRGMAQMQKGGVIMDVVNAEQAKIAEEAGAVAVMALERVPSDIRAAGGVARMADPRIVEEVMNAVSIPVMAKARIGHITEARVLEAMGVDYIDESEVLTPADDEFHLLKSDFTVPFVCGCRDIGEALRRIGEGAAMLRTKGEPGTGNIVEAVRHMRQVNGQIRQIAGMTDDELMVAAKNFGAPYELIKEIKTLGKLPVVNFAAGGVATPADAALMMELGADGVFVGSGIFKSDNPAKFASAIVQATTYYTDYELIGKLSKELGSPMKGIEMSRLNPEDRMQDRSI; encoded by the coding sequence ATGGAGAAAAAAGTTGGTACAGATCGTGTAAAACGTGGTATGGCACAAATGCAAAAAGGCGGCGTCATTATGGACGTTGTAAATGCTGAACAAGCAAAAATCGCAGAAGAAGCTGGCGCTGTTGCCGTTATGGCGCTTGAACGGGTTCCTTCCGATATTCGTGCAGCTGGTGGTGTCGCTCGTATGGCCGATCCTCGTATTGTCGAAGAAGTAATGAACGCTGTTTCTATCCCCGTAATGGCAAAAGCACGTATTGGTCATATTACAGAAGCTCGCGTCCTTGAAGCAATGGGTGTTGATTATATCGACGAAAGTGAAGTATTAACGCCAGCCGATGATGAATTCCATTTATTAAAATCAGATTTCACTGTCCCATTCGTGTGTGGTTGTCGTGATATAGGTGAAGCGCTGCGCCGTATTGGTGAAGGTGCTGCCATGCTCCGTACAAAAGGAGAACCTGGAACAGGCAATATCGTCGAAGCTGTCCGTCACATGCGCCAAGTAAACGGTCAAATCCGCCAAATCGCGGGAATGACGGATGATGAGTTAATGGTTGCTGCTAAAAACTTCGGAGCTCCATATGAATTAATCAAAGAAATTAAAACACTTGGCAAACTTCCGGTCGTTAATTTTGCTGCTGGTGGTGTTGCGACTCCCGCTGATGCTGCATTAATGATGGAACTTGGAGCAGACGGCGTTTTCGTTGGTTCTGGTATTTTCAAATCTGATAACCCTGCCAAATTTGCCAGTGCAATTGTCCAAGCTACTACTTACTATACTGACTATGAGCTAATCGGAAAACTTTCCAAAGAGCTAGGTTCCCCGATGAAAGGAATCGAAATGTCTCGCCTTAACCCAGAAGACAGAATGCAAGATCGGAGCATTTAA
- a CDS encoding FeoB-associated Cys-rich membrane protein → MFFVSIMVNLLLGGAIFGYTIYAIIKFIKRSKQGKCGGCELEKTCNCESDEHTNLDHIFK, encoded by the coding sequence ATGTTTTTCGTGAGTATAATGGTTAATTTATTACTTGGCGGCGCAATTTTCGGCTACACTATTTACGCGATTATTAAATTTATCAAACGCAGTAAACAAGGAAAATGTGGCGGCTGTGAACTTGAAAAAACCTGCAATTGCGAGTCAGACGAGCATACAAATTTGGATCATATATTTAAATAG
- the pta gene encoding phosphate acetyltransferase gives MSDLFTTIKGQVTGKNVRIVLPEGTDERIVGAAARLQKENIVKPILLGNKAEIEAKAKEIGVSVEGIAIHEPATDPLFDELVAAFVERRKGKATEEAARKMLVDPNYFGTMLVYTGKAEGLVSGAAHSTGDTVRPALQIIKTKPGVSKVAGAMIMVRGEERYLFSDVAINIAPVAADLAENAIVSAETAEIFGIDPRVAMLSFSTKGSAKSDETEKVVEATALAKEKAPELTLDGEFQFDAAFVPTVAEKKAPGSVIKGDANVFIFPSLEAGNIGYKIAQRLGNFEAVGPILQGLNAPVNDLSRGCNTDDVYNLTLITAAQAVNK, from the coding sequence ATGAGTGATTTATTTACTACAATCAAAGGACAAGTTACTGGGAAAAACGTGCGCATCGTCCTACCTGAAGGAACAGATGAACGTATTGTTGGAGCAGCTGCACGTCTGCAAAAAGAAAATATCGTAAAACCAATTTTGCTTGGAAACAAAGCTGAAATTGAAGCAAAAGCAAAAGAAATTGGCGTTTCTGTTGAAGGAATCGCTATTCATGAACCTGCGACCGATCCACTTTTTGATGAATTAGTGGCTGCATTTGTAGAACGTCGTAAAGGTAAAGCAACAGAAGAAGCTGCACGTAAAATGCTCGTTGATCCAAACTATTTTGGAACAATGCTTGTATACACTGGAAAAGCAGAAGGTCTTGTAAGTGGCGCGGCTCACTCTACTGGCGACACTGTACGTCCAGCACTACAAATTATTAAAACAAAACCAGGCGTAAGTAAAGTTGCCGGCGCGATGATTATGGTTCGCGGCGAAGAACGCTATTTATTCAGTGATGTAGCTATCAATATTGCACCAGTTGCAGCAGACTTAGCGGAAAATGCGATTGTTAGTGCGGAAACAGCAGAAATCTTCGGCATTGACCCACGTGTTGCAATGCTAAGTTTCTCTACAAAAGGTTCTGCAAAATCCGATGAAACAGAAAAAGTCGTAGAAGCAACTGCTCTTGCAAAAGAAAAAGCACCTGAATTAACGCTTGATGGTGAATTCCAATTTGACGCAGCATTTGTTCCAACTGTTGCGGAGAAAAAAGCACCAGGATCCGTTATCAAAGGGGACGCAAATGTATTTATCTTCCCAAGCTTAGAAGCAGGAAACATTGGCTACAAAATTGCCCAACGTTTAGGTAACTTTGAAGCAGTTGGACCAATTTTACAAGGCTTAAATGCACCAGTTAATGATTTATCTCGTGGTTGTAATACAGATGACGTTTATAACTTAACGTTAATTACAGCAGCGCAAGCAGTGAATAAATAA
- a CDS encoding PLP-dependent aminotransferase family protein, with translation MWQLTRDSDLPIYLQIVDLIETKIINGELLPEEKLPPERQLAEMFGVNRSTVVRALDELTARAVIIRKQGSGTTVNAEKWGLFAGQSTNWRHYLTQGGFTPAVPYIRQTGVMERVDSDQVIDAASGELPLEMTPKMETPSLSWQSFIAEEQQEDEAGYKPLRETIQKQMKEAYGLQTRPEQIFITSGAQQALFLITQCLLKPGDAVAIESPSYFYSLSLFQSAGLRIFALPMDEDGVIISELRDLYHKHRVKMVFVNPTFQNPTGLVMSLKRRKELVKICAHLQIPIVEDDPFSELAALDSRIPVPLKQLDTDNVLYIGSLSKIMGSTTRIGWLIGPTAVIERLALARQEMDFGLSIFPQVLANSVLNTTGYKTHLQQLHHVLERRRDDLIEAFEAILPNDVVFIKPKGGFHLWVKLPVEFRSIRDFDIFLANDLLVMPGFLFGVKEAVIRVTYARLEKTEARRVAEIIKQILIEKKCEEA, from the coding sequence ATGTGGCAGCTTACTAGGGATTCGGATTTACCAATTTATTTACAAATTGTAGATTTAATAGAAACAAAAATTATCAACGGAGAACTTTTGCCAGAAGAGAAGTTGCCTCCGGAAAGACAGTTGGCGGAAATGTTTGGGGTGAATCGTTCGACGGTTGTGCGGGCGCTAGATGAGCTGACAGCACGTGCGGTTATCATTCGCAAACAAGGTAGTGGAACGACAGTCAATGCGGAAAAATGGGGGCTTTTTGCAGGACAGTCAACCAATTGGCGCCATTATTTAACGCAAGGGGGCTTCACACCAGCAGTCCCTTATATTCGGCAAACAGGAGTAATGGAACGGGTCGATTCGGATCAAGTGATTGATGCAGCGAGTGGAGAATTGCCACTTGAAATGACGCCAAAAATGGAAACACCGAGTCTTTCATGGCAGTCTTTTATTGCAGAAGAACAACAAGAGGACGAAGCAGGCTACAAACCACTGCGTGAAACGATTCAAAAACAGATGAAGGAAGCTTATGGCTTACAAACACGACCCGAACAAATTTTCATTACATCGGGTGCACAACAAGCGCTCTTTTTAATTACGCAATGTTTATTAAAACCGGGTGATGCTGTGGCAATTGAGTCACCTTCCTACTTTTATTCGCTATCGTTGTTTCAGTCAGCCGGTTTACGGATTTTTGCGCTACCAATGGATGAGGATGGCGTGATTATTTCTGAATTACGCGATTTATATCATAAACACCGTGTGAAAATGGTTTTTGTTAATCCAACCTTTCAAAACCCAACTGGACTTGTAATGAGTCTGAAACGGCGCAAAGAACTCGTGAAAATTTGCGCTCATTTGCAAATACCGATTGTAGAAGATGATCCATTTTCAGAACTAGCCGCACTAGATAGCCGAATTCCGGTACCACTGAAACAACTGGACACGGATAATGTGTTATATATTGGCTCGCTCTCAAAAATTATGGGATCCACTACACGAATTGGTTGGCTCATTGGTCCAACAGCGGTGATTGAACGGCTTGCGCTCGCCAGGCAAGAGATGGATTTTGGTCTAAGTATTTTTCCACAAGTACTAGCAAATAGTGTTTTGAATACGACCGGTTACAAGACACATTTACAGCAATTGCACCACGTATTAGAACGGCGCCGAGATGATTTAATCGAAGCTTTCGAAGCCATTTTACCGAATGATGTAGTGTTTATTAAGCCAAAAGGTGGTTTTCATTTATGGGTGAAATTACCAGTAGAATTTCGCTCGATTCGTGATTTTGATATATTTTTAGCGAATGATTTACTTGTTATGCCAGGATTTTTATTTGGGGTAAAAGAAGCGGTTATTCGTGTAACTTATGCGCGACTTGAGAAGACGGAAGCGCGACGTGTAGCTGAAATAATAAAGCAAATATTGATAGAAAAAAAGTGCGAGGAAGCTTGA
- the feoB gene encoding ferrous iron transport protein B encodes MSQNTYCLLGNPNTGKTSLFNALTGSYEYVGNWSGVTVEKKVGTLRSKTGKLIDLPGIYDLNPISRDETVVTRFLLEEKFDCMLNIVDSSQIERNLNLTIQLLEFGAPVVMGLNMIDVAAGRGIHLNIQNLAKQLRIPILPVVARSGKGTDDILSTLSEKHVAPAIPLVLPYGEPAEKAITEIQVLIKDMIPAKQSRWLAVQFLSKNEVTEEFLATCPALEQLKHIRTELEIALDGKLENHFHQVRVNYIHDICLTSVEYTRHSDIPLSDKLDQIFTHKFFGIPIFLGIMWLIFQITFTWVGAPLSDLLDGFIGGSLTDSVTSFLTAIGASGFITDLVTDGIIAGVGGVLVFVPQILVIFFFISILEDSGYMARIAVVMDRVMEIFGLNGKAFIPMIIGFGCNVPGIMAARSIEESKERTLTILVSPFMSCSARLPVYALFVGVFFEKHQALVVLSLYVIGILMALIVTKILSKTILKKDNSVFVVELPPYRLPSLKTLWRSTWEKGKGFLRKAGTFIFAGSVIIWLLNYAGPSGLDVPMGESFLAIIGGMLAPLLVPLGFGTWQAGATLIPGFLAKEVVVSTMAIIYAVGESSLGSIVSTFYTPLSAYCFMLFILLYIPCLATVAAIRKETSSWKWTAFAVAYPLVTAYVLVFLVYQIGSLFV; translated from the coding sequence ATGAGTCAAAATACATATTGCTTACTCGGAAACCCAAATACCGGGAAAACTTCCTTATTTAATGCATTAACAGGCTCTTATGAATATGTAGGAAACTGGAGCGGAGTCACCGTCGAAAAGAAAGTCGGTACGTTGCGCTCGAAAACTGGAAAATTAATTGATTTACCCGGTATTTATGACTTAAATCCGATTTCTCGTGATGAAACAGTTGTCACTAGATTTTTACTGGAAGAGAAATTCGATTGTATGTTAAATATTGTTGATTCCTCGCAAATTGAACGAAATCTAAATTTAACCATTCAGCTACTTGAGTTTGGCGCACCTGTTGTGATGGGACTGAATATGATTGATGTAGCTGCCGGTCGCGGTATTCATCTAAACATCCAGAACCTTGCCAAACAATTGCGCATTCCGATTTTGCCAGTAGTTGCTCGTTCTGGAAAAGGTACAGACGATATTTTATCTACTTTGTCAGAAAAACACGTAGCTCCCGCGATTCCACTTGTTTTACCATACGGGGAACCCGCGGAAAAAGCGATTACTGAAATCCAAGTTTTAATAAAAGACATGATTCCTGCTAAACAATCTCGCTGGCTTGCTGTTCAATTTCTTTCTAAAAATGAAGTCACAGAAGAATTTTTAGCGACCTGCCCTGCTTTGGAGCAATTAAAACATATCCGCACAGAACTTGAAATTGCGCTTGACGGCAAACTAGAAAATCATTTTCACCAAGTTCGTGTGAATTACATTCATGATATTTGTTTAACCTCGGTCGAATATACGCGCCATTCGGATATTCCACTATCCGACAAACTCGATCAAATTTTCACCCACAAGTTTTTTGGCATTCCTATTTTTCTTGGTATTATGTGGTTGATTTTCCAAATAACCTTTACTTGGGTTGGCGCACCGCTATCTGATCTGCTCGATGGTTTTATTGGCGGGTCGCTGACGGACTCCGTAACATCCTTTTTAACAGCCATTGGCGCATCTGGATTTATCACTGATTTGGTCACAGATGGTATCATTGCTGGTGTCGGAGGAGTGCTTGTCTTTGTCCCACAAATCTTGGTTATTTTCTTCTTCATTTCTATCTTAGAAGATTCCGGATATATGGCCAGAATTGCAGTCGTTATGGACCGGGTAATGGAAATTTTCGGCTTAAATGGGAAAGCTTTTATTCCGATGATTATTGGCTTTGGTTGTAATGTCCCTGGAATTATGGCGGCGCGCTCGATTGAAGAATCCAAAGAACGAACACTAACTATTCTCGTTTCACCATTTATGTCCTGCTCTGCGCGACTCCCTGTTTATGCTCTTTTTGTAGGCGTGTTTTTCGAGAAACATCAGGCGCTCGTAGTACTTTCACTTTACGTTATCGGTATTTTAATGGCACTCATTGTCACTAAAATCCTTTCAAAAACAATACTTAAAAAAGATAATTCCGTATTCGTCGTCGAACTACCGCCCTACCGCCTACCATCGCTCAAAACTTTATGGCGCAGCACGTGGGAAAAAGGAAAAGGATTCTTGCGTAAAGCAGGAACATTCATTTTTGCAGGTTCGGTTATCATTTGGTTGCTAAATTACGCCGGTCCATCCGGACTTGATGTTCCAATGGGCGAAAGTTTCTTAGCAATCATCGGCGGCATGCTCGCTCCGCTACTCGTTCCTTTAGGCTTTGGTACATGGCAAGCGGGAGCCACCCTTATTCCTGGTTTTCTAGCAAAAGAAGTAGTCGTTTCCACAATGGCAATTATTTATGCAGTTGGAGAAAGTTCACTTGGCAGCATCGTTAGCACTTTCTATACGCCACTTTCGGCTTATTGCTTTATGTTGTTCATCTTGCTTTACATCCCTTGTCTAGCAACTGTTGCAGCGATTCGAAAAGAAACTAGTTCGTGGAAATGGACCGCATTTGCTGTCGCTTATCCACTTGTTACAGCCTACGTATTAGTATTTCTCGTTTATCAAATTGGTAGTCTATTCGTTTAA
- a CDS encoding BglG family transcription antiterminator, producing MEQNCKELITYLLLNRQVNLRNVSKNFKVSKEAIGAQITQINHLLKSEPILIDHDMIFVTDVCREACYRLLTAEEQQLFSFYEVNIRRKLIMIKLLLHNHYMSLGALADYVYVSKNTMLTDVKSIKESLHEFEIQLDYSRKDGYAVSGSEFLIRNLLAELIREVVQTPYGKFVLDEKKLITVSEVFLLKKRLEKVESKLQITFTDEQMEELPYILHGIIKRSKVTNKKWTFKIEMYDIKNTREFPIMKEMFWGYDFLSENDLLYLSLQVLASNLVESALHFSDSEEIAYAVDEFIRLLEMYFATEIMKKNEFKEKVILHVRPAIYRTILGFQINNPLKKQFIKEYTPTFNIVEKASKPFEKLVGHKWSEEEIVYLSMIVLGWMYQIEETEQPIFRAVVLCKSGTSISKLLLENLKMMFPNIDFQGAYAVRQLSTVARDIDFIFTTVPVQSDATIFVIPSILSKDSRQILREQVDKAIEMDSHKKTKELLAMLKDEIPEENIRLVQAKMESFFNKKEQPMEKKEPEQMQITEEQIHFLETPLEWEQLVSAAFAPMLERGTVDTCYIHTCEEIFYQNYEQMMIGPNIYLPHAKPANGVIEQDIQLMIMKADTRTKAGEAVKIMIALAPSEQNKHIPLLLKLNEIFLQPERLAELLASTNKKKIVEILERG from the coding sequence ATGGAACAGAATTGTAAGGAATTAATTACTTATCTGCTCTTGAATCGGCAAGTGAATCTTAGAAATGTTTCCAAGAATTTTAAAGTATCAAAAGAAGCAATTGGCGCACAGATTACACAAATAAACCATCTACTAAAGTCAGAACCAATTTTGATTGACCATGACATGATTTTTGTTACAGATGTATGTAGGGAAGCTTGTTACCGGCTTTTAACTGCGGAAGAACAACAGCTGTTTTCGTTTTATGAGGTAAATATTCGTCGCAAACTCATCATGATTAAATTACTGCTACATAATCATTATATGTCACTCGGCGCGCTTGCAGACTATGTATATGTAAGTAAAAATACGATGCTTACAGATGTGAAAAGTATCAAAGAGAGTCTGCACGAGTTTGAAATTCAGCTTGATTATTCACGGAAAGATGGTTATGCAGTTTCAGGTTCAGAATTTCTGATTCGAAATTTACTAGCAGAACTAATTCGCGAAGTCGTCCAGACCCCGTATGGAAAATTCGTATTAGATGAAAAAAAACTGATTACTGTAAGCGAAGTATTTTTACTGAAAAAACGGCTCGAAAAGGTTGAAAGTAAGCTTCAAATTACCTTTACAGATGAGCAGATGGAAGAATTGCCCTATATTCTCCACGGCATCATCAAACGATCCAAAGTAACAAACAAGAAATGGACATTTAAAATTGAAATGTATGACATCAAAAATACCCGTGAGTTCCCGATAATGAAAGAAATGTTTTGGGGTTATGATTTTTTAAGTGAAAACGATTTGTTGTACTTATCATTACAAGTCCTCGCTTCGAATTTAGTCGAGTCGGCGCTTCATTTCTCAGACAGTGAAGAAATCGCCTATGCAGTTGACGAGTTCATTCGTTTATTAGAAATGTATTTTGCGACAGAAATCATGAAGAAAAATGAATTTAAAGAAAAAGTGATTTTACATGTTAGACCCGCAATTTACCGAACAATTTTAGGATTTCAAATCAATAATCCACTTAAAAAGCAGTTTATTAAAGAGTACACCCCGACATTTAACATTGTAGAAAAAGCCTCTAAACCTTTTGAAAAATTGGTTGGTCACAAGTGGTCAGAAGAGGAGATTGTGTATCTTTCTATGATAGTTCTTGGGTGGATGTATCAAATTGAGGAAACGGAACAGCCGATTTTCCGCGCAGTTGTCCTTTGTAAAAGTGGTACATCCATTTCTAAACTACTGTTAGAAAATTTGAAAATGATGTTTCCGAATATTGATTTTCAAGGAGCTTATGCGGTGCGGCAATTAAGTACTGTGGCACGCGATATTGATTTTATTTTTACGACTGTGCCCGTTCAAAGCGATGCCACCATTTTTGTGATTCCGTCCATTTTAAGTAAAGATAGTCGCCAAATCCTTAGGGAACAAGTGGATAAAGCAATCGAAATGGATAGTCATAAAAAAACCAAAGAACTGCTTGCTATGCTAAAAGATGAAATTCCCGAAGAAAATATTCGATTAGTGCAAGCCAAAATGGAATCCTTTTTCAACAAAAAAGAGCAACCTATGGAGAAGAAAGAACCAGAACAAATGCAAATTACGGAAGAGCAAATTCACTTTTTAGAAACGCCACTTGAGTGGGAGCAGCTAGTTTCGGCGGCGTTTGCACCAATGTTAGAACGAGGCACGGTGGATACTTGTTACATTCATACTTGTGAAGAAATATTCTATCAAAATTATGAACAGATGATGATTGGCCCGAATATTTATTTGCCTCATGCCAAACCCGCAAACGGGGTAATTGAGCAAGATATTCAGTTGATGATAATGAAAGCGGACACAAGAACAAAAGCGGGGGAAGCAGTCAAAATCATGATTGCGCTAGCACCGTCCGAACAAAACAAACACATACCACTATTATTAAAATTGAACGAAATTTTCTTA